From Chloroflexota bacterium, one genomic window encodes:
- the phoU gene encoding phosphate signaling complex protein PhoU, protein MLRQTFDRELQRLQDDILALGDMVEKALLESVECLKRQDQECARRIIANDSQINAKRFAIESDCLTLIATQQPMASDLRTLAAILEIATELERTGDYAKGISKINLLIGNAPLIKPLIDIPRMAEKACDMLSRALKAFAERDVTAAREIPKEDDEMDALYNQVYRELLTIMMSDHSTIEQASYLLWAAHNLERAADRVTNICERVIFTVEGEMIEVDTEEI, encoded by the coding sequence ATGCTGAGACAAACGTTTGACCGAGAGTTGCAGCGGCTCCAGGATGATATCCTGGCCCTGGGTGATATGGTGGAAAAGGCGCTCTTGGAATCCGTGGAATGTCTGAAGAGACAGGATCAGGAATGCGCCCGCCGGATCATCGCGAACGACAGCCAGATCAACGCGAAGCGGTTCGCCATCGAGTCGGACTGCCTCACCCTGATCGCCACACAGCAGCCCATGGCCAGCGACCTGCGCACCCTCGCCGCTATCCTGGAGATCGCGACCGAGCTGGAACGCACAGGCGATTACGCCAAGGGGATCTCCAAGATCAATCTGCTGATCGGCAACGCCCCCCTCATCAAGCCGCTGATCGATATCCCCCGCATGGCCGAGAAGGCGTGCGACATGCTCAGCCGCGCGCTCAAGGCCTTCGCGGAGCGGGACGTCACGGCCGCCCGGGAGATCCCCAAGGAAGATGACGAGATGGACGCCCTGTACAACCAGGTGTATCGGGAGTTGCTGACCATCATGATGTCCGACCACAGCACCATCGAACAAGCCAGTTACCTCCTGTGGGCCGCGCACAACCTGGAGCGGGCCGCTGACCGGGTGACCAACATCTGCGAGCGCGTGATCTTCACCGTGGAAGGCGAGATGATCGAGGTGGACACCGAGGAGATATAG